Proteins from one Mus pahari chromosome 10, PAHARI_EIJ_v1.1, whole genome shotgun sequence genomic window:
- the Mre11 gene encoding double-strand break repair protein MRE11 isoform X1: MSPADPLDDEDTFKILVATDIHLGFMEKDAVRGNDTFVTFDEILRLALENEVDFILLGGDLFHENKPSRKTLHSCLELLRKYCMGDRPVQFEIISDQSVNFGFSKFPWVNYQDGNLNISIPVFSIHGNHDDPTGADALCALDVLSCAGFVNHFGRSMSVEKVDISPVLLQKGSTKLALYGLGSIPDERLYRMFVNKKVTMLRPKEDENSWFNLFVIHQNRSKHGNTNFIPEQFLDDFIDLVIWGHEHECKIGPTKNEQQLFYVSQPGSSVVTSLSPGEAVKKHVGLLRIKGKRMNMQKLPLRTVRQFFMEDVVLAKHPNLFNPDSPKVTQAIQSFCLEKIEEMLDNAERERLGNPQQPEKPLIRLRVDYSGGFEPFNILRFSQKFVDWVANPKDVIHFFRHREQKGKTGEEINFGMLITKPASEGTTLRVEDLVKQYFQTAEKNVQLSLLTERGMGEAVQEFVDKEEKDAIEELVKYQLEKTQRFLKERHIDALEDKIDEEVRRFRESRQRNTNEEDDEVREAMSRARALRSQSENSTSAFSAEDLSFDAAEQTANDSDDSLSAVPTRGRGRGRGRRGGRGQSSASRGGSQRGRDTGLEITARGRSSKATSSTSRNMSILDAFKSTRQQPSRNVATKNYSETIEEDESDEGDIFPTSSRTDQRWSGTTSSKRTSQSQTAKGVDFESDEDNDDDPFMSSSCPRRNRR; encoded by the exons ATGAGCCCTGCAGATCCACT AGACGATGAAGACACATTTAAAATCCTGGTTGCCACTGATATTCATCTTGGATTTATGGAGAAAGATGCAGTTAGAGGAAATGATACATTTGTGACATTTGATGAAATTTTAAGACTTGCCCTGGAAAATGAA gtggattttattttgttaggtGGTGATCTTTTCCATGAAAACAAGCCCTCAAGGAAAACCCTGCACAGCTGCTTGGAGCTGCTTAGGAAGTACTGTATGGGTGACCGCCCTGTGCAGTTTGAGATCATCAGTGACCAGTCAGTCAACTTTGGTTTTAGTAA gtttcCATGGGTGAACTACCAGGATGGCAATCTCAACATTTCCATTCCAGTATTTAGTATCCACGGCAACCATGATGATCCCACAGGG GCAGATGCCCTCTGTGCCCTGGATGTTTTAAGCTGTGCTGGGTTTGTGAATCACTTTGGACGGTCAATGTCGGTGGAGAAGGTTGACATTAGTCCGGTTCTGCTGCAGAAAGGAAGCACAAAACTCGCTCTGTACGGCTTAG GCTCCATTCCAGATGAAAGGCTCTATCGGATGTTTGtcaataaaaaagtaacaatgTTGAGACCAAAGGAAGATGAGAACTCATGGTTTAATTTATTTGTGATTCATCAGAACAG GAGTAAACACGGAAATACCAACTTCATCCCAGAGCAGTTTTTGGATGACTTCATCGACCTTGTTATCTGGGGCCATGAACATGAGTGTAAAATTGGCCCAACCAAAAATGAGCAGCAGCTCTTTTATGTGTCTCAGCCTGGAAGCTCAGTGGTGACGTCCCTTTCCCCTGGAGAAGCTGTGAAGAA ACATGTAGGCTTGCTGCGCATTAAAGGGAAAAGGATGAACATGCAGAAGCTGCCTCTCCGCACGGTGCGCCAGTTCTTCATGGAAGACGTGGTTCTGGCTAAGCACCCAAACCTGTTCAACCCTGACAGCCCCAAGGTGACCCAGGCCATCCAGAGCTTCTGTTTGGAGAAG ATTGAAGAAATGCTTGACAATGCTGAGCGGGAACGGCTGGGGAATCCTCAGCAGCCGGAGAAGCCTCTTATCCGGCTACGG GTGGACTATAGTGGAGGCTTTGAACCTTTCAACATTCTTCGTTTTAGCCAGAAGTTTGTGGATTGGGTCGCTAACCCAAAAGATGTCATCCACTTTTTCAGGCACAGGGAACAAAAGGGAAAAACAG GAGAAGAGATCAACTTTGGGATGCTCATCACAAAACCTGCTTCAGAAGGAACAACGCTTAGAGTAGAAGACCTCGTAAAACAGTATTTCCAGACTGCAGAGAAG AATGTTCAGCTCTCACTTTTGACAGAACGAGGGATGGGTGAAGCAGTTCAAGAGTTTGTggacaaggaagagaaagatgctATCGAGGAATTAGTGAAGTACCAGCTGGAGAAGACACAGCGGTTTCTTAAGGAGCGCCATATCGATGCTCTGGAAGACAAGATTGACGAGGAG GTCCGACGTTTcagagaaagcagacagagaaaTACCAACGAGGAAGACGATGAAGTTCGAGAG GCCATGAGCAGAGCCCGGGCCCTCAGATCACAGTCAGAGAACTCCACCTCAGCGTTTagtgctgaggacctgagttttgatgCAGCGGAGCAGACAGCAAATGACTCTGATGATAGCCTGTCAGCAGTGCCTACCAGAGGCCGAGGCCGAGGCCGAGGGCGAAGAGGAGGCCGAGGGCAGAGCTCTGCATCCAGAGGAGGCTCTCAGAGAGGCCGAG ACACTGGGCTGGAGATCACTGCTCGAGGCAGGAGCTCAAAGGCCACCTCATCAACATCCAGAAACATGTCCATTCTAGACG CTTTCAAATCTACCCGACAACAGCCTTCCAGAAATGTAGCCACTAAGAATTACTCAGAG ACCATCGAGGAGGATGAATCTGATGAAGGTGACATTTTTCCTACCAGTTCCAGGACTGATCAAAG gtgGTCAGGCACAACATCTAGCAAACGGACGTCCCAGAGCCAGACAGCCAAAGGGGTGGACTTTGAATCAGATGAG
- the Mre11 gene encoding double-strand break repair protein MRE11 isoform X2, translating into MEKDAVRGNDTFVTFDEILRLALENEVDFILLGGDLFHENKPSRKTLHSCLELLRKYCMGDRPVQFEIISDQSVNFGFSKFPWVNYQDGNLNISIPVFSIHGNHDDPTGADALCALDVLSCAGFVNHFGRSMSVEKVDISPVLLQKGSTKLALYGLGSIPDERLYRMFVNKKVTMLRPKEDENSWFNLFVIHQNRSKHGNTNFIPEQFLDDFIDLVIWGHEHECKIGPTKNEQQLFYVSQPGSSVVTSLSPGEAVKKHVGLLRIKGKRMNMQKLPLRTVRQFFMEDVVLAKHPNLFNPDSPKVTQAIQSFCLEKIEEMLDNAERERLGNPQQPEKPLIRLRVDYSGGFEPFNILRFSQKFVDWVANPKDVIHFFRHREQKGKTGEEINFGMLITKPASEGTTLRVEDLVKQYFQTAEKNVQLSLLTERGMGEAVQEFVDKEEKDAIEELVKYQLEKTQRFLKERHIDALEDKIDEEVRRFRESRQRNTNEEDDEVREAMSRARALRSQSENSTSAFSAEDLSFDAAEQTANDSDDSLSAVPTRGRGRGRGRRGGRGQSSASRGGSQRGRDTGLEITARGRSSKATSSTSRNMSILDAFKSTRQQPSRNVATKNYSETIEEDESDEGDIFPTSSRTDQRWSGTTSSKRTSQSQTAKGVDFESDEDNDDDPFMSSSCPRRNRR; encoded by the exons ATGGAGAAAGATGCAGTTAGAGGAAATGATACATTTGTGACATTTGATGAAATTTTAAGACTTGCCCTGGAAAATGAA gtggattttattttgttaggtGGTGATCTTTTCCATGAAAACAAGCCCTCAAGGAAAACCCTGCACAGCTGCTTGGAGCTGCTTAGGAAGTACTGTATGGGTGACCGCCCTGTGCAGTTTGAGATCATCAGTGACCAGTCAGTCAACTTTGGTTTTAGTAA gtttcCATGGGTGAACTACCAGGATGGCAATCTCAACATTTCCATTCCAGTATTTAGTATCCACGGCAACCATGATGATCCCACAGGG GCAGATGCCCTCTGTGCCCTGGATGTTTTAAGCTGTGCTGGGTTTGTGAATCACTTTGGACGGTCAATGTCGGTGGAGAAGGTTGACATTAGTCCGGTTCTGCTGCAGAAAGGAAGCACAAAACTCGCTCTGTACGGCTTAG GCTCCATTCCAGATGAAAGGCTCTATCGGATGTTTGtcaataaaaaagtaacaatgTTGAGACCAAAGGAAGATGAGAACTCATGGTTTAATTTATTTGTGATTCATCAGAACAG GAGTAAACACGGAAATACCAACTTCATCCCAGAGCAGTTTTTGGATGACTTCATCGACCTTGTTATCTGGGGCCATGAACATGAGTGTAAAATTGGCCCAACCAAAAATGAGCAGCAGCTCTTTTATGTGTCTCAGCCTGGAAGCTCAGTGGTGACGTCCCTTTCCCCTGGAGAAGCTGTGAAGAA ACATGTAGGCTTGCTGCGCATTAAAGGGAAAAGGATGAACATGCAGAAGCTGCCTCTCCGCACGGTGCGCCAGTTCTTCATGGAAGACGTGGTTCTGGCTAAGCACCCAAACCTGTTCAACCCTGACAGCCCCAAGGTGACCCAGGCCATCCAGAGCTTCTGTTTGGAGAAG ATTGAAGAAATGCTTGACAATGCTGAGCGGGAACGGCTGGGGAATCCTCAGCAGCCGGAGAAGCCTCTTATCCGGCTACGG GTGGACTATAGTGGAGGCTTTGAACCTTTCAACATTCTTCGTTTTAGCCAGAAGTTTGTGGATTGGGTCGCTAACCCAAAAGATGTCATCCACTTTTTCAGGCACAGGGAACAAAAGGGAAAAACAG GAGAAGAGATCAACTTTGGGATGCTCATCACAAAACCTGCTTCAGAAGGAACAACGCTTAGAGTAGAAGACCTCGTAAAACAGTATTTCCAGACTGCAGAGAAG AATGTTCAGCTCTCACTTTTGACAGAACGAGGGATGGGTGAAGCAGTTCAAGAGTTTGTggacaaggaagagaaagatgctATCGAGGAATTAGTGAAGTACCAGCTGGAGAAGACACAGCGGTTTCTTAAGGAGCGCCATATCGATGCTCTGGAAGACAAGATTGACGAGGAG GTCCGACGTTTcagagaaagcagacagagaaaTACCAACGAGGAAGACGATGAAGTTCGAGAG GCCATGAGCAGAGCCCGGGCCCTCAGATCACAGTCAGAGAACTCCACCTCAGCGTTTagtgctgaggacctgagttttgatgCAGCGGAGCAGACAGCAAATGACTCTGATGATAGCCTGTCAGCAGTGCCTACCAGAGGCCGAGGCCGAGGCCGAGGGCGAAGAGGAGGCCGAGGGCAGAGCTCTGCATCCAGAGGAGGCTCTCAGAGAGGCCGAG ACACTGGGCTGGAGATCACTGCTCGAGGCAGGAGCTCAAAGGCCACCTCATCAACATCCAGAAACATGTCCATTCTAGACG CTTTCAAATCTACCCGACAACAGCCTTCCAGAAATGTAGCCACTAAGAATTACTCAGAG ACCATCGAGGAGGATGAATCTGATGAAGGTGACATTTTTCCTACCAGTTCCAGGACTGATCAAAG gtgGTCAGGCACAACATCTAGCAAACGGACGTCCCAGAGCCAGACAGCCAAAGGGGTGGACTTTGAATCAGATGAG